A portion of the Phacochoerus africanus isolate WHEZ1 chromosome 5, ROS_Pafr_v1, whole genome shotgun sequence genome contains these proteins:
- the NYAP1 gene encoding neuronal tyrosine-phosphorylated phosphoinositide-3-kinase adapter 1 isoform X2: MNLLYRKTKLEWRQHKEEEAKRSSSKEVAPSGPAGPGAGPGPGVRVRDIASLRRSLRMGFMTMPASQEHTPHPCRSAMAPRSLSCHSVGSMDSVGGGPGGGGGGLTEDSRRPPAKPRRHPSTKLSMVGSGAETPPSKKAGSQKPTPEGRESSRKVPPQKPRRSPNTQLSVSFDESCPPAPSPRGGNLPLQRLSRGSCVAGDPEVGAQEEEPVYIEMVGDVFRGGGRSGGGLTGPPLGGGGPTPPAGADSDSEESEAIYEEMKYPLPEEAGEGRANGAPPLTATSTPHQPHALQPHTHRRPASALPSRRDGTPTKTTPCEIPPPFPNLLQHRPPLLAFPQAKSASRTPGDGVSRLPVLCHSKEPAGSTPAPQVPARERETPPPPPPPPAANLLLLGPSGRARSHSTPLPPQGSGQPRGERELPNSHSMICPKAAGVPAAPPAAAALLPGPPKDKAVSYTMVYSAVKVTTHSVLPAGPPLGAGEPKTEKEISVLHGMLCTSSRPPVPGKSSPHSGAMGAAAGVLHHRACLASPHSLPDPTAGPLTPLWTYPAAAAGLKRPPAYESLKAGGVLNKGCGIGAPSPMVKIQLQEQGTDGGAFASISCAHVIASTGTPEEEEEEMGASTFGAGWALQRKVLYGGRKAKELDTVGDNARAWNGSAEGPSKVEREDRGPMTSGIPVRSQGAEGLLARIHHGGDRGGNRTALPIPCQTFPACHRNGDFTGGYRLGRSASTSGVRQAALHTPRPCSQPRDALSQTHPALPLPLPLPPQPARERDGKLLEVIERKRCVCKEIKARHRPDRGLCKQESMPILPSWRRGPEPRKSGTPPCRRQHTVLWDTAI, from the exons ATGAACCTCCTCTACCGAAAAACCAAGCTGGAGTGGAGGCAGCACAAGGAAGAGGAGGCCAAGAGGAG CTCCAGTAAGGAGGTGGCTCCCTCAGGCCCGGCAGGGCCCGGGGCTGGCCCAGGGCCCGGGGTGCGAGTGCGGGACATCGCCTCTCTGCGCCGCTCCCTCAGGATGGGCTTCATGACGATGCCCGCCTCCCAGGagcacaccccccacccctgccggaGCGCCATGGCCCCACGCTCCCTCTCCTGCCACTCGGTGGGCAGCATGGACAGTGTGGGGGGCGGGCCCGGGGGCGGCGGTGGGGGCCTCACGGAGGACAGCCGAAGACCCCCGGCCAAGCCCCGGAGACACCCCAGCACCAAGCTCAGCATGGTGGGGTCGGGGGCAGAGACGCCCCCCAGCAAGAAAGCAG GCTCACAGAAGCCGACCCCAGAGGGCCGCGAGTCCAGCCGGAAGGTTCCGCCACAGAAGCCCAGGCGGAGCCCCAACACCCAGCTCTCTGTCTCCTTCGATGAGTCCTGTCCCCCAGCCCCATCTCCTCGAGGGGGGAACCTGCCCCTTCAGCGCCTCAGTCGGGGGTCCTGCGTAGCTGGGGACCCTGAGGTGGGTGCCCAGGAAGAAGAGCCTGTGTACATTGAGATGGTGGGGGATGTCTTCAGGGGAGGAGGGCGAAGTGGAGGGGGCCTGACTGGGCCccctcttgggggtgggggcccgACCCCTCCGGCTGGTGCCGACTCGGACTCGGAAGAGAGCGAGGCCATATATGAGGAGATGAAGTACCCGCTGCCCGAGGAGGCAGGGGAAGGCCGGGCCAATGGGGCCCCTCCACTGACGGCAACCTCCACACCACACCAGCCTCACGCCCTTCAGCCTCACACCCACCGCCGTCCAGCTTCTGCCCTCCCCAGCCGGAGGGACGGGACGCCCACCAAGACCACCCCTTGTGAAATCCCCCCGCCCTTCCCCAACCTCCTCCAGCACCGACCTCCACTCCTGGCCTTCCCCCAAGCCAAGTCTGCTTCCCGAACCCCTGGCGATGGGGTCTCGAGGCTACCAGTCCTCTGCCACTCCAAGGAGCCAGCCGGCTCCACCCCAGCTCCCCAAGTGCCTGCCCGGGAGCGGGAGACGCCTCCCCCACCGCCTCCGCCTCCCGCTGCCAACCTGCTGCTGCTGGGACCCTCGGGCCGAGCCCGGAGCCACTCGACCCCGTTGCCACCCCAGGGCTCTGGCCAGCCCCGGGGGGAGCGGGAGCTCCCCAATTCCCACAGCATGATCTGCCCCAAGGCAGCAGGGGTGCCGGCAGCCCCTCCTGCCGCGGCTGCCTTGCTTCCCGGACCCCCCAAGGACAAGGCCGTGTCTTACACCATGGTGTACTCAGCAGTCAAGGTGACCACGCACTCTGTCCTGCCAGCTGGGCCGCCCCTTGGTGCTGGGGAGCCAAAGACGGAGAAAGAAATCTCAGTCCTCCACGGGATGCTGTGCACCAGCTCGAGGCCCCCCGTGCCCGGGAAGTCCAGCCCCCACAGCGGGGCCATGGGCGCAGCAGCTGGGGTTCTCCATCACCGCGCCTGCCTGGCTTCCCCACACAGCCTTCCGGACCCAACCGCAGGCCCCCTGACCCCCCTCTGGACCtacccagctgcagcagctgggctCAAGAGACCCCCTGCCTATGAGAGCCTCAAGGCTGGGGGGGTGCTGAATAAGGGCTGTGGAATAGGGGCGCCATCTCCCATGGTCAAGATCCAGCTGCAGGAGCAAGGGACCGACGGGGGGGCCTTTGCCAGCATCTCCTGTGCCCACGTCATCGCCAGCACGGGAAcaccagaggaggaagaagaagagatggGTGCCTCGACATTTGGGGCAGGCTGGGCTCTGCAGAGGAAGGTCCTGtatggagggaggaaggcaaaAGAGCTGGACA CAGTTGGGGACAATGCCCGGGCCTGGAATGGCAGTGCCGAGGGTCCAAGCAAGGTGGAGCGTGAGGACAGAGGCCCTATGACATCAGGGATCCCAGTGAGGAGCCAGGGGGCAGAGGGCCTGCTGGCCAGGATCCACCACGGAGGAGACCGAGGAGGGAACCGCACGGCGCTGCCCATACCCTGCCAGACCTTCCCCGCCTGCCACCGCAATGGAG ACTTCACGGGAGGCTACCGCCTGGGGCGCTCCGCCTCCACCTCAGGAGTCCGGCAGGCCGCGCTCCACACTCCCCGGCCCTGCAGCCAGCCCAGGGATGCCCTGAGCCAG ACCCACCCtgcgctgccgctgccgctgccccTGCCGCCCCAGCCCGCCCGCGAGCGCGACGGCAAGCTGCTGGAGGTGATCGAGCGCAAGCGCTGCGTGTGCAAGGAGATCAAGGCGCGCCACCGCCCGGACCGCGGCCTCTGCAAGCAGGAGAGCATGCCCATCCTCCCCAGCTGGCGGCGCGGGCCCGAGCCCCGCAAGTCCGGCACCCCGCCCTGCCGCCGGCAGCACACCGTCCTCTGGGACACTGCCATCTGA
- the NYAP1 gene encoding neuronal tyrosine-phosphorylated phosphoinositide-3-kinase adapter 1 isoform X1: MNLLYRKTKLEWRQHKEEEAKRSSSKEVAPSGPAGPGAGPGPGVRVRDIASLRRSLRMGFMTMPASQEHTPHPCRSAMAPRSLSCHSVGSMDSVGGGPGGGGGGLTEDSRRPPAKPRRHPSTKLSMVGSGAETPPSKKAGSQKPTPEGRESSRKVPPQKPRRSPNTQLSVSFDESCPPAPSPRGGNLPLQRLSRGSCVAGDPEVGAQEEEPVYIEMVGDVFRGGGRSGGGLTGPPLGGGGPTPPAGADSDSEESEAIYEEMKYPLPEEAGEGRANGAPPLTATSTPHQPHALQPHTHRRPASALPSRRDGTPTKTTPCEIPPPFPNLLQHRPPLLAFPQAKSASRTPGDGVSRLPVLCHSKEPAGSTPAPQVPARERETPPPPPPPPAANLLLLGPSGRARSHSTPLPPQGSGQPRGERELPNSHSMICPKAAGVPAAPPAAAALLPGPPKDKAVSYTMVYSAVKVTTHSVLPAGPPLGAGEPKTEKEISVLHGMLCTSSRPPVPGKSSPHSGAMGAAAGVLHHRACLASPHSLPDPTAGPLTPLWTYPAAAAGLKRPPAYESLKAGGVLNKGCGIGAPSPMVKIQLQEQGTDGGAFASISCAHVIASTGTPEEEEEEMGASTFGAGWALQRKVLYGGRKAKELDTAVGDNARAWNGSAEGPSKVEREDRGPMTSGIPVRSQGAEGLLARIHHGGDRGGNRTALPIPCQTFPACHRNGDFTGGYRLGRSASTSGVRQAALHTPRPCSQPRDALSQTHPALPLPLPLPPQPARERDGKLLEVIERKRCVCKEIKARHRPDRGLCKQESMPILPSWRRGPEPRKSGTPPCRRQHTVLWDTAI; the protein is encoded by the exons ATGAACCTCCTCTACCGAAAAACCAAGCTGGAGTGGAGGCAGCACAAGGAAGAGGAGGCCAAGAGGAG CTCCAGTAAGGAGGTGGCTCCCTCAGGCCCGGCAGGGCCCGGGGCTGGCCCAGGGCCCGGGGTGCGAGTGCGGGACATCGCCTCTCTGCGCCGCTCCCTCAGGATGGGCTTCATGACGATGCCCGCCTCCCAGGagcacaccccccacccctgccggaGCGCCATGGCCCCACGCTCCCTCTCCTGCCACTCGGTGGGCAGCATGGACAGTGTGGGGGGCGGGCCCGGGGGCGGCGGTGGGGGCCTCACGGAGGACAGCCGAAGACCCCCGGCCAAGCCCCGGAGACACCCCAGCACCAAGCTCAGCATGGTGGGGTCGGGGGCAGAGACGCCCCCCAGCAAGAAAGCAG GCTCACAGAAGCCGACCCCAGAGGGCCGCGAGTCCAGCCGGAAGGTTCCGCCACAGAAGCCCAGGCGGAGCCCCAACACCCAGCTCTCTGTCTCCTTCGATGAGTCCTGTCCCCCAGCCCCATCTCCTCGAGGGGGGAACCTGCCCCTTCAGCGCCTCAGTCGGGGGTCCTGCGTAGCTGGGGACCCTGAGGTGGGTGCCCAGGAAGAAGAGCCTGTGTACATTGAGATGGTGGGGGATGTCTTCAGGGGAGGAGGGCGAAGTGGAGGGGGCCTGACTGGGCCccctcttgggggtgggggcccgACCCCTCCGGCTGGTGCCGACTCGGACTCGGAAGAGAGCGAGGCCATATATGAGGAGATGAAGTACCCGCTGCCCGAGGAGGCAGGGGAAGGCCGGGCCAATGGGGCCCCTCCACTGACGGCAACCTCCACACCACACCAGCCTCACGCCCTTCAGCCTCACACCCACCGCCGTCCAGCTTCTGCCCTCCCCAGCCGGAGGGACGGGACGCCCACCAAGACCACCCCTTGTGAAATCCCCCCGCCCTTCCCCAACCTCCTCCAGCACCGACCTCCACTCCTGGCCTTCCCCCAAGCCAAGTCTGCTTCCCGAACCCCTGGCGATGGGGTCTCGAGGCTACCAGTCCTCTGCCACTCCAAGGAGCCAGCCGGCTCCACCCCAGCTCCCCAAGTGCCTGCCCGGGAGCGGGAGACGCCTCCCCCACCGCCTCCGCCTCCCGCTGCCAACCTGCTGCTGCTGGGACCCTCGGGCCGAGCCCGGAGCCACTCGACCCCGTTGCCACCCCAGGGCTCTGGCCAGCCCCGGGGGGAGCGGGAGCTCCCCAATTCCCACAGCATGATCTGCCCCAAGGCAGCAGGGGTGCCGGCAGCCCCTCCTGCCGCGGCTGCCTTGCTTCCCGGACCCCCCAAGGACAAGGCCGTGTCTTACACCATGGTGTACTCAGCAGTCAAGGTGACCACGCACTCTGTCCTGCCAGCTGGGCCGCCCCTTGGTGCTGGGGAGCCAAAGACGGAGAAAGAAATCTCAGTCCTCCACGGGATGCTGTGCACCAGCTCGAGGCCCCCCGTGCCCGGGAAGTCCAGCCCCCACAGCGGGGCCATGGGCGCAGCAGCTGGGGTTCTCCATCACCGCGCCTGCCTGGCTTCCCCACACAGCCTTCCGGACCCAACCGCAGGCCCCCTGACCCCCCTCTGGACCtacccagctgcagcagctgggctCAAGAGACCCCCTGCCTATGAGAGCCTCAAGGCTGGGGGGGTGCTGAATAAGGGCTGTGGAATAGGGGCGCCATCTCCCATGGTCAAGATCCAGCTGCAGGAGCAAGGGACCGACGGGGGGGCCTTTGCCAGCATCTCCTGTGCCCACGTCATCGCCAGCACGGGAAcaccagaggaggaagaagaagagatggGTGCCTCGACATTTGGGGCAGGCTGGGCTCTGCAGAGGAAGGTCCTGtatggagggaggaaggcaaaAGAGCTGGACA CAGCAGTTGGGGACAATGCCCGGGCCTGGAATGGCAGTGCCGAGGGTCCAAGCAAGGTGGAGCGTGAGGACAGAGGCCCTATGACATCAGGGATCCCAGTGAGGAGCCAGGGGGCAGAGGGCCTGCTGGCCAGGATCCACCACGGAGGAGACCGAGGAGGGAACCGCACGGCGCTGCCCATACCCTGCCAGACCTTCCCCGCCTGCCACCGCAATGGAG ACTTCACGGGAGGCTACCGCCTGGGGCGCTCCGCCTCCACCTCAGGAGTCCGGCAGGCCGCGCTCCACACTCCCCGGCCCTGCAGCCAGCCCAGGGATGCCCTGAGCCAG ACCCACCCtgcgctgccgctgccgctgccccTGCCGCCCCAGCCCGCCCGCGAGCGCGACGGCAAGCTGCTGGAGGTGATCGAGCGCAAGCGCTGCGTGTGCAAGGAGATCAAGGCGCGCCACCGCCCGGACCGCGGCCTCTGCAAGCAGGAGAGCATGCCCATCCTCCCCAGCTGGCGGCGCGGGCCCGAGCCCCGCAAGTCCGGCACCCCGCCCTGCCGCCGGCAGCACACCGTCCTCTGGGACACTGCCATCTGA
- the NYAP1 gene encoding neuronal tyrosine-phosphorylated phosphoinositide-3-kinase adapter 1 isoform X3, translating to MGFMTMPASQEHTPHPCRSAMAPRSLSCHSVGSMDSVGGGPGGGGGGLTEDSRRPPAKPRRHPSTKLSMVGSGAETPPSKKAGSQKPTPEGRESSRKVPPQKPRRSPNTQLSVSFDESCPPAPSPRGGNLPLQRLSRGSCVAGDPEVGAQEEEPVYIEMVGDVFRGGGRSGGGLTGPPLGGGGPTPPAGADSDSEESEAIYEEMKYPLPEEAGEGRANGAPPLTATSTPHQPHALQPHTHRRPASALPSRRDGTPTKTTPCEIPPPFPNLLQHRPPLLAFPQAKSASRTPGDGVSRLPVLCHSKEPAGSTPAPQVPARERETPPPPPPPPAANLLLLGPSGRARSHSTPLPPQGSGQPRGERELPNSHSMICPKAAGVPAAPPAAAALLPGPPKDKAVSYTMVYSAVKVTTHSVLPAGPPLGAGEPKTEKEISVLHGMLCTSSRPPVPGKSSPHSGAMGAAAGVLHHRACLASPHSLPDPTAGPLTPLWTYPAAAAGLKRPPAYESLKAGGVLNKGCGIGAPSPMVKIQLQEQGTDGGAFASISCAHVIASTGTPEEEEEEMGASTFGAGWALQRKVLYGGRKAKELDTAVGDNARAWNGSAEGPSKVEREDRGPMTSGIPVRSQGAEGLLARIHHGGDRGGNRTALPIPCQTFPACHRNGDFTGGYRLGRSASTSGVRQAALHTPRPCSQPRDALSQTHPALPLPLPLPPQPARERDGKLLEVIERKRCVCKEIKARHRPDRGLCKQESMPILPSWRRGPEPRKSGTPPCRRQHTVLWDTAI from the exons ATGGGCTTCATGACGATGCCCGCCTCCCAGGagcacaccccccacccctgccggaGCGCCATGGCCCCACGCTCCCTCTCCTGCCACTCGGTGGGCAGCATGGACAGTGTGGGGGGCGGGCCCGGGGGCGGCGGTGGGGGCCTCACGGAGGACAGCCGAAGACCCCCGGCCAAGCCCCGGAGACACCCCAGCACCAAGCTCAGCATGGTGGGGTCGGGGGCAGAGACGCCCCCCAGCAAGAAAGCAG GCTCACAGAAGCCGACCCCAGAGGGCCGCGAGTCCAGCCGGAAGGTTCCGCCACAGAAGCCCAGGCGGAGCCCCAACACCCAGCTCTCTGTCTCCTTCGATGAGTCCTGTCCCCCAGCCCCATCTCCTCGAGGGGGGAACCTGCCCCTTCAGCGCCTCAGTCGGGGGTCCTGCGTAGCTGGGGACCCTGAGGTGGGTGCCCAGGAAGAAGAGCCTGTGTACATTGAGATGGTGGGGGATGTCTTCAGGGGAGGAGGGCGAAGTGGAGGGGGCCTGACTGGGCCccctcttgggggtgggggcccgACCCCTCCGGCTGGTGCCGACTCGGACTCGGAAGAGAGCGAGGCCATATATGAGGAGATGAAGTACCCGCTGCCCGAGGAGGCAGGGGAAGGCCGGGCCAATGGGGCCCCTCCACTGACGGCAACCTCCACACCACACCAGCCTCACGCCCTTCAGCCTCACACCCACCGCCGTCCAGCTTCTGCCCTCCCCAGCCGGAGGGACGGGACGCCCACCAAGACCACCCCTTGTGAAATCCCCCCGCCCTTCCCCAACCTCCTCCAGCACCGACCTCCACTCCTGGCCTTCCCCCAAGCCAAGTCTGCTTCCCGAACCCCTGGCGATGGGGTCTCGAGGCTACCAGTCCTCTGCCACTCCAAGGAGCCAGCCGGCTCCACCCCAGCTCCCCAAGTGCCTGCCCGGGAGCGGGAGACGCCTCCCCCACCGCCTCCGCCTCCCGCTGCCAACCTGCTGCTGCTGGGACCCTCGGGCCGAGCCCGGAGCCACTCGACCCCGTTGCCACCCCAGGGCTCTGGCCAGCCCCGGGGGGAGCGGGAGCTCCCCAATTCCCACAGCATGATCTGCCCCAAGGCAGCAGGGGTGCCGGCAGCCCCTCCTGCCGCGGCTGCCTTGCTTCCCGGACCCCCCAAGGACAAGGCCGTGTCTTACACCATGGTGTACTCAGCAGTCAAGGTGACCACGCACTCTGTCCTGCCAGCTGGGCCGCCCCTTGGTGCTGGGGAGCCAAAGACGGAGAAAGAAATCTCAGTCCTCCACGGGATGCTGTGCACCAGCTCGAGGCCCCCCGTGCCCGGGAAGTCCAGCCCCCACAGCGGGGCCATGGGCGCAGCAGCTGGGGTTCTCCATCACCGCGCCTGCCTGGCTTCCCCACACAGCCTTCCGGACCCAACCGCAGGCCCCCTGACCCCCCTCTGGACCtacccagctgcagcagctgggctCAAGAGACCCCCTGCCTATGAGAGCCTCAAGGCTGGGGGGGTGCTGAATAAGGGCTGTGGAATAGGGGCGCCATCTCCCATGGTCAAGATCCAGCTGCAGGAGCAAGGGACCGACGGGGGGGCCTTTGCCAGCATCTCCTGTGCCCACGTCATCGCCAGCACGGGAAcaccagaggaggaagaagaagagatggGTGCCTCGACATTTGGGGCAGGCTGGGCTCTGCAGAGGAAGGTCCTGtatggagggaggaaggcaaaAGAGCTGGACA CAGCAGTTGGGGACAATGCCCGGGCCTGGAATGGCAGTGCCGAGGGTCCAAGCAAGGTGGAGCGTGAGGACAGAGGCCCTATGACATCAGGGATCCCAGTGAGGAGCCAGGGGGCAGAGGGCCTGCTGGCCAGGATCCACCACGGAGGAGACCGAGGAGGGAACCGCACGGCGCTGCCCATACCCTGCCAGACCTTCCCCGCCTGCCACCGCAATGGAG ACTTCACGGGAGGCTACCGCCTGGGGCGCTCCGCCTCCACCTCAGGAGTCCGGCAGGCCGCGCTCCACACTCCCCGGCCCTGCAGCCAGCCCAGGGATGCCCTGAGCCAG ACCCACCCtgcgctgccgctgccgctgccccTGCCGCCCCAGCCCGCCCGCGAGCGCGACGGCAAGCTGCTGGAGGTGATCGAGCGCAAGCGCTGCGTGTGCAAGGAGATCAAGGCGCGCCACCGCCCGGACCGCGGCCTCTGCAAGCAGGAGAGCATGCCCATCCTCCCCAGCTGGCGGCGCGGGCCCGAGCCCCGCAAGTCCGGCACCCCGCCCTGCCGCCGGCAGCACACCGTCCTCTGGGACACTGCCATCTGA